One part of the Ignavibacteria bacterium genome encodes these proteins:
- a CDS encoding glutamate racemase — protein sequence MEKEKPIGVFDSGIGGLTVVKRISSILPTENIVYFGDTARVPYGSKSNATVVDYSLQDAGFLMSKNVKVIVVACNTASSVALDELRKYFNVPVIGMIEPGASFALKNTVSGKIGVIGTNTTINNQAYSKAIHRLNPEVEVFEKACPLFVPLAEEGWIEHKATYLIAEEYLKELKEAGIDTLVLGCTHYPILYKVIQEVMGPDVKLIDSGIAAAAVVKSELERIGFCTNSYSNGLQDFYVSDIPQKFKEIAELFMGRELQYIKRIDPESLAMVKPELK from the coding sequence ATGGAAAAAGAAAAGCCGATAGGTGTATTTGATTCAGGTATCGGCGGACTGACGGTTGTAAAAAGAATTTCTTCAATTTTACCCACAGAAAACATAGTTTATTTCGGGGATACTGCCCGCGTGCCCTACGGCTCAAAATCCAATGCAACCGTAGTGGATTATTCTCTGCAGGATGCGGGATTCCTTATGAGCAAAAACGTCAAGGTTATTGTTGTTGCCTGCAATACGGCCTCATCAGTTGCTCTGGATGAGCTGAGAAAATATTTTAATGTGCCGGTTATAGGCATGATTGAGCCCGGTGCCTCATTTGCGCTGAAAAATACAGTAAGCGGGAAAATTGGCGTTATCGGTACAAACACCACGATAAATAACCAGGCGTATTCAAAAGCAATACACCGCCTGAATCCTGAGGTTGAGGTCTTCGAAAAGGCATGCCCCCTGTTTGTACCTCTGGCAGAAGAAGGGTGGATAGAGCACAAGGCAACTTACCTTATTGCAGAAGAGTACTTAAAGGAATTAAAAGAGGCTGGGATAGACACCCTCGTGCTCGGCTGTACGCACTACCCGATCCTTTACAAGGTGATACAGGAAGTTATGGGACCTGACGTAAAACTTATAGATTCAGGTATTGCAGCAGCAGCGGTAGTAAAAAGCGAGCTGGAAAGGATTGGCTTCTGTACAAACTCATATTCCAACGGTCTTCAGGACTTTTATGTCAGCGATATACCGCAGAAATTTAAGGAGATAGCGGAACTTTTTATGGGGCGGGAGCTTCAGTATATAAAGAGAATAGATCCTGAAAGCCTGGCTATGGTAAAGCCAGAATTGAAATAG
- a CDS encoding NUDIX hydrolase, translated as MKNFKVIKSETLFRGKVFDLQVDQIEYNSGNPGVREIAIHPGGAVVVPIKNDGKIVFVKQFRYPLQKVLLELPAGKLEVGEDPMKCAVRELEEETGYKAEEITKLGAIYTTPGFCTEVLHIYLAKGLTPGNHNREEGEHGMEVLELTKEEIEDKIKNGELVDAKSLSGILMAKVN; from the coding sequence ATGAAAAATTTCAAAGTAATTAAAAGCGAAACTTTATTCAGAGGCAAAGTATTTGACCTTCAGGTAGATCAGATAGAGTACAATAGCGGCAACCCCGGAGTCCGCGAAATAGCAATCCATCCGGGAGGAGCTGTTGTGGTTCCAATAAAAAATGACGGCAAAATAGTTTTTGTAAAGCAGTTCCGCTACCCTCTTCAGAAGGTTCTTCTTGAACTTCCGGCAGGAAAACTTGAGGTGGGCGAAGACCCCATGAAATGCGCCGTACGCGAGCTCGAGGAGGAAACAGGCTACAAGGCTGAGGAAATAACAAAGCTCGGCGCCATCTATACAACTCCCGGCTTCTGTACCGAAGTGCTTCACATATACCTTGCAAAGGGACTTACCCCCGGCAATCACAACCGCGAGGAAGGTGAACACGGCATGGAAGTGCTTGAGCTTACAAAAGAGGAAATTGAGGATAAAATTAAAAACGGTGAACTGGTAGACGCCAAAAGTCTCTCGGGCATACTGATGGCGAAAGTCAATTAA
- a CDS encoding DUF1232 domain-containing protein codes for MSDYRPDLDELERPYTSEEEYRKGEEFVSEELWTKLEKVGKRISFTRDIKALFRYMRDPYVSWHRKAIVVGALIYFISPIDAIPDLAPLIGYLDDLGVITAVLKFLGSELIPYYERRFV; via the coding sequence ATGAGTGACTACCGCCCGGATCTGGATGAACTGGAACGCCCCTACACCAGCGAAGAGGAATACCGCAAGGGAGAAGAATTCGTAAGTGAAGAGCTGTGGACAAAACTGGAGAAAGTGGGAAAAAGAATCTCATTTACCAGGGATATTAAAGCACTGTTCAGATATATGCGCGACCCGTACGTATCATGGCACCGCAAGGCGATCGTAGTGGGAGCACTTATATACTTTATTTCTCCTATTGACGCCATCCCGGATCTGGCCCCTTTAATCGGGTATCTGGATGACCTGGGTGTAATAACTGCCGTGCTGAAATTTTTAGGCAGCGAACTCATCCCGTACTATGAGAGAAGATTTGTATAA
- a CDS encoding S9 family peptidase, with protein sequence MKKFLFAAAMFLTAASVIYPQQKHALTVDDLWAMKRVTSPVISADGKTIAFVLTSYSMDENKGNADIWIVNSDGSNLRVLKNSDKNETEPRFLPDGKGIVYSVGGQLHECSLDGSGDKELTDIYSAAGGEVISNDGSKIAFVSSVYPECTTQECNKQKDEEKDKSKVKASIFTELMYRHWDNWRGDKRSHLFLMDKDKKEYTDLTLNSKADVPPIALGGSNDYSFSPDGQEIAFTMNEAETLAVSTNNDIFIVKLKDANKDGKTPYTKISISRGNDNSPVYSPDGKYIAYCSMERAGFEADRQRLMLYDRKTGSTKDLTKGFDRSVGDITWSPDSKAIYFDCANEVYNSIYRLDVATGKIDILLKDHINNLFGISPDGKTVYFSQMRTNLPTEIFSMNSDGSSVKQLTSSNTELLSRLEMNPIETFWSKGAAGAKVQSILVKPPFFDPNKKYPLMFLIHGGPQGHWEDDFHYRWNLQMFAAQGYVVVAPNPRGSTGYGQKFTDEISGDWGGKPYVDLMNAYDYVISKYNFIDRKNTFAAGASYGGYMINWIEGHTDRFNALVCHDGVFNLESMYGTTEELWFPEWENKGKPWTNRPLYRKFSPHEYVENFKTPMLIVQGGMDFRVPEEQAFQNFTSLQRKGVESKFLYFPEETHFVVRPQNARLWWNTVFDWFNKHYKRQGI encoded by the coding sequence ATGAAAAAATTTCTTTTTGCTGCTGCAATGTTTTTAACGGCTGCATCAGTAATATACCCGCAGCAGAAGCATGCCCTTACGGTCGACGACCTGTGGGCAATGAAAAGAGTCACCTCCCCCGTAATCTCTGCAGACGGGAAGACAATTGCATTTGTACTTACATCCTACAGCATGGATGAAAACAAGGGCAATGCGGATATCTGGATCGTTAACAGCGACGGTTCAAATTTAAGAGTTCTTAAAAATTCAGATAAAAATGAAACCGAGCCCCGCTTCCTTCCCGACGGGAAAGGAATTGTTTATTCTGTCGGAGGACAGCTCCACGAATGCAGCCTTGACGGCTCAGGCGATAAGGAACTGACAGATATATACTCTGCGGCCGGCGGAGAAGTTATCTCTAATGACGGCAGTAAAATTGCATTCGTTTCTTCTGTTTACCCGGAGTGCACCACTCAGGAGTGCAATAAGCAGAAAGACGAGGAAAAAGATAAAAGCAAGGTTAAGGCTTCCATTTTTACTGAACTCATGTACAGGCATTGGGACAACTGGAGAGGCGACAAAAGAAGCCACCTGTTCTTAATGGATAAAGATAAAAAGGAATATACCGACCTGACACTAAACAGCAAAGCTGACGTGCCGCCTATTGCCTTAGGAGGCTCAAACGACTACAGCTTCTCGCCTGACGGACAGGAAATTGCATTCACAATGAACGAAGCTGAAACTTTAGCCGTAAGCACAAACAATGATATTTTTATAGTTAAGCTTAAAGACGCAAATAAGGATGGGAAAACACCTTATACAAAAATTTCCATCAGCCGCGGCAACGACAACAGCCCCGTCTACTCCCCTGACGGAAAGTACATTGCCTACTGCTCCATGGAACGGGCTGGCTTTGAGGCAGACCGCCAGCGCCTTATGCTCTACGACAGGAAGACCGGATCAACAAAGGATTTGACCAAAGGCTTCGACCGTTCCGTTGGCGACATAACCTGGTCACCCGATTCAAAAGCAATTTATTTTGATTGTGCAAACGAGGTTTATAACTCAATTTACAGGCTGGATGTTGCAACCGGCAAAATTGACATACTCTTGAAAGATCATATAAATAACCTCTTCGGAATTTCTCCCGACGGCAAAACTGTTTATTTCAGCCAGATGAGAACGAACCTCCCCACAGAAATTTTTTCAATGAACTCAGACGGCTCAAGTGTTAAGCAGCTCACCTCCTCAAACACCGAACTCTTAAGCCGTCTCGAGATGAATCCTATTGAAACCTTCTGGAGCAAAGGCGCCGCAGGTGCAAAGGTTCAGTCTATTCTGGTTAAGCCCCCGTTTTTCGATCCCAACAAGAAGTATCCTTTAATGTTCTTAATTCACGGCGGACCGCAGGGGCACTGGGAAGATGACTTCCACTACAGATGGAACCTTCAGATGTTCGCTGCCCAGGGCTACGTGGTTGTTGCTCCGAACCCGAGAGGCTCAACAGGATACGGGCAGAAGTTTACAGATGAAATCTCAGGCGACTGGGGCGGCAAGCCTTATGTTGATTTAATGAATGCCTATGATTATGTTATTAGTAAATACAACTTTATTGACAGGAAAAATACCTTCGCAGCCGGTGCATCATACGGCGGATACATGATCAACTGGATTGAAGGCCACACGGACCGCTTTAACGCACTGGTATGCCACGACGGGGTGTTTAATCTTGAAAGCATGTACGGCACTACAGAGGAACTCTGGTTCCCCGAGTGGGAGAACAAGGGCAAACCGTGGACAAACAGACCCCTTTACAGAAAGTTTTCCCCTCATGAGTACGTGGAGAATTTCAAAACCCCGATGCTCATTGTGCAGGGAGGTATGGATTTCCGCGTGCCTGAAGAACAGGCTTTCCAGAATTTTACTTCTCTGCAGAGAAAAGGGGTTGAAAGCAAATTCCTCTATTTCCCCGAGGAAACTCACTTTGTTGTAAGACCCCAGAATGCCCGTTTATGGTGGAATACGGTTTTTGACTGGTTTAATAAACATTATAAGAGGCAAGGAATATGA
- a CDS encoding NTP transferase domain-containing protein, protein MRAIIPVAGFGSRLKPHTYSIPKVLLNVGGKPIIGHIIDKILSENITKATFVIGHLGEMIKDYVTDNYPELQADFVEQKEMLGLGHAIHMAVPTFDEKEIFIILGDTIFDVDLKDVLRNKQTALGVKTVEDPGRFGVAVCENGKIVRLVEKPKTLVSKLALVGLYYISDAEKLVNSLNELIRRDIRTKGELQLTDALQIMIESGENITTFPVEGWYDCGKPETLLSTNQFILERDAVRHDIKSVVINEPVFIAPGAVVKNCVIGPYATISEGCTIVDSIIKNSIVGSGATVKCAILDHSLIGNSTQVKGNFKRLNAGDSSEIEFF, encoded by the coding sequence ATGCGGGCGATTATTCCGGTTGCGGGTTTCGGCAGCAGATTAAAACCTCACACGTATTCAATACCCAAAGTGTTACTGAACGTGGGAGGCAAGCCGATAATAGGTCACATAATTGACAAGATATTAAGCGAGAATATTACCAAAGCCACGTTTGTTATAGGCCATCTGGGGGAGATGATTAAAGATTATGTTACGGATAACTACCCGGAACTGCAGGCCGACTTTGTTGAGCAGAAAGAGATGCTGGGTTTAGGCCATGCAATTCACATGGCTGTTCCTACTTTCGATGAAAAAGAGATATTTATAATCCTGGGCGATACCATTTTTGACGTCGACCTGAAGGATGTCTTAAGGAACAAACAGACCGCTCTTGGCGTTAAGACTGTGGAAGACCCGGGCCGTTTCGGCGTTGCAGTATGTGAAAATGGAAAGATCGTAAGGCTTGTTGAAAAGCCGAAGACACTCGTTTCTAAGCTTGCTCTTGTGGGGCTTTATTATATCTCTGACGCTGAAAAGCTGGTTAATTCATTAAATGAGCTGATTAGGCGCGATATAAGAACCAAAGGAGAGCTCCAGCTTACTGACGCTCTTCAGATAATGATAGAGTCGGGCGAGAATATTACTACTTTTCCTGTTGAAGGATGGTACGACTGCGGAAAACCGGAGACGCTGCTTTCTACAAACCAGTTCATTCTGGAAAGGGATGCAGTCAGACACGATATTAAGTCTGTTGTTATAAACGAGCCGGTCTTTATTGCCCCGGGAGCCGTGGTTAAAAACTGCGTTATCGGCCCGTATGCAACTATTTCAGAAGGATGCACTATTGTAGACAGCATAATTAAAAACTCCATTGTGGGTTCCGGCGCTACAGTAAAATGTGCAATACTCGATCACTCGCTTATAGGCAATTCAACTCAGGTAAAAGGAAATTTTAAGAGACTGAATGCCGGGGATTCTTCAGAAATAGAATTCTTCTAA
- a CDS encoding methionine adenosyltransferase — protein MSYFFTSESVSEGHPDKVADAISDGVLDAIYKTDPNARVACETFVTTGLVLVGGEITTKAYVDIQDVVRKTVEKIGYTSADYKFDSESCSVLNAIHSQSPDIAMGVDKGGAGDQGIMFGYACDQTEELMPMPIVYAHKLVLKLAEIRKKNNGLMPYLRPDAKSQVTIEYDDNNNPLRVDAVVISTQHDGDVSQKTIKEDVIEEVIKKVIPAKFLDNKTKYFVNPTGRFEIGGPHGDSGLTGRKIIVDTYGGWAPHGGGAFSGKDPSKVDRSATYAARHIAKNVVASGLAKECLVQVAYAIGVAKPVSILIETNGTGVISDKEISKIIMKEVDLTPKGIIERLKLRRPIYQKTSAYGHFGRNDKDFTWEKLDLVPVFKKYVPKAVKVKAPAVKASAVKAAAEKTPEVKSVKAPVKAKAPVKAKAPVKAKAPAKAKAAKKK, from the coding sequence ATGTCATATTTTTTCACATCTGAATCCGTATCAGAAGGGCATCCGGATAAAGTAGCCGATGCTATTTCGGACGGAGTATTAGATGCCATTTACAAAACTGATCCAAATGCAAGAGTAGCCTGCGAGACTTTCGTTACAACGGGACTTGTCTTAGTAGGCGGCGAGATAACAACTAAAGCCTATGTAGATATACAGGACGTGGTAAGGAAAACTGTTGAGAAGATAGGCTACACAAGTGCAGACTATAAGTTTGACAGTGAATCCTGTTCAGTCCTTAACGCCATACACTCACAGTCACCCGACATCGCAATGGGTGTCGATAAAGGTGGAGCAGGCGACCAGGGCATTATGTTCGGCTATGCATGCGACCAGACTGAGGAACTTATGCCTATGCCGATTGTTTATGCTCATAAGCTCGTTTTGAAGCTTGCCGAGATCAGAAAGAAGAATAACGGGCTTATGCCATACCTGAGGCCTGATGCCAAAAGCCAGGTTACAATTGAATATGACGACAACAACAACCCCTTAAGAGTGGATGCTGTTGTAATCTCTACCCAGCACGACGGCGACGTCTCACAGAAGACAATCAAAGAAGACGTCATTGAAGAGGTAATAAAGAAAGTAATCCCTGCAAAGTTCCTGGACAATAAGACAAAGTACTTTGTTAATCCTACAGGACGCTTTGAAATTGGCGGCCCCCACGGAGACTCAGGCCTTACAGGACGCAAGATCATTGTTGACACATATGGCGGCTGGGCACCTCACGGCGGCGGCGCATTCAGTGGAAAAGACCCCTCGAAGGTTGATAGAAGCGCAACCTATGCAGCCCGCCACATTGCAAAGAACGTTGTGGCTTCAGGGCTTGCCAAAGAGTGCCTGGTCCAGGTGGCTTACGCAATAGGCGTAGCCAAACCGGTTTCAATACTCATTGAGACAAACGGCACGGGTGTCATTTCTGACAAGGAGATTTCAAAGATAATAATGAAGGAAGTTGACCTTACTCCTAAGGGTATCATTGAACGCCTGAAACTCCGCAGACCCATTTATCAGAAGACCAGCGCTTACGGTCACTTTGGTAGGAATGACAAGGACTTCACATGGGAGAAGCTGGACTTAGTACCCGTATTCAAGAAATACGTTCCCAAGGCAGTAAAGGTGAAAGCTCCTGCAGTTAAGGCCTCAGCAGTAAAAGCTGCAGCCGAGAAGACTCCTGAAGTCAAGTCTGTTAAGGCTCCGGTAAAGGCTAAGGCTCCGGTAAAGGCTAAGGCTCCGGTAAAGGCTAAGGCTCCAGCTAAGGCTAAGGCAGCTAAAAAGAAGTAA
- a CDS encoding adenosylhomocysteinase, producing the protein MDEVVEKDYVKYKVKDITLAEWGRKEILLAEAEMPGLMALRREYGPSKPLKGARIAGCLHMTIQTAVLIETLVELGAEVTWSSCNIFSTQDHAAAAIAKAGIPVYAWKGETSEEFDWCIEQTLFFGEDRKPLNMILDDGGDLTNMVLDKYPELVKGIKGLSEETTTGVHRLYDRVEKGTLPIPAINVNDSVTKSKFDNKYGCRESLVDAIRRATDLMMAGKVAVVAGYGDVGKGSAQSLRSAGVRVIVTEIDPICALQAAMDGYEVKKMMNAIPRANIVVTCTGNKSIVREEHFRLMKDKTVVCNIGHFDTEIDMAWLNKNYGQTKDTIKPQVDKYTIDGKEIIVLAEGRLVNLGCATGHPSFVMSNSFTNQCLAQIELWMNSEKYENRVYMLPKHLDEKVARLHLDQIGVELDTLNQDQADYIGVKVEGPYKPEYYRY; encoded by the coding sequence ATGGACGAAGTAGTAGAAAAAGATTACGTAAAATACAAGGTGAAGGATATCACTCTTGCCGAATGGGGAAGAAAAGAAATCCTCTTAGCTGAGGCCGAGATGCCGGGCCTTATGGCCTTAAGGCGTGAATACGGCCCGAGTAAACCCCTGAAGGGTGCAAGAATAGCCGGATGCCTGCACATGACAATCCAGACGGCGGTCTTAATTGAGACACTGGTTGAACTTGGAGCCGAGGTCACATGGTCATCGTGCAACATCTTCTCCACACAGGACCATGCGGCAGCAGCCATAGCCAAGGCCGGTATACCGGTCTATGCATGGAAAGGGGAGACCTCGGAGGAGTTTGACTGGTGCATAGAGCAGACACTCTTCTTTGGTGAGGACAGAAAACCCTTGAACATGATCTTAGATGACGGTGGCGACCTTACAAATATGGTCTTGGACAAGTACCCGGAGCTCGTTAAAGGTATTAAGGGCCTGTCTGAAGAAACCACAACAGGTGTCCACAGACTCTATGACAGAGTTGAAAAAGGAACGCTTCCAATTCCTGCAATCAATGTCAATGATTCAGTAACAAAGAGCAAGTTCGACAACAAGTACGGATGCCGTGAAAGCCTGGTTGATGCCATCAGGCGTGCAACAGACCTCATGATGGCAGGAAAAGTTGCCGTTGTGGCGGGCTATGGTGACGTTGGTAAGGGATCGGCTCAGAGTCTTAGGAGTGCAGGAGTTCGCGTAATTGTAACTGAAATAGACCCCATATGCGCCCTTCAGGCTGCAATGGACGGCTATGAGGTTAAGAAGATGATGAACGCCATTCCGAGGGCAAACATTGTTGTTACATGCACGGGTAATAAGTCAATCGTAAGGGAAGAGCACTTCCGCTTAATGAAAGATAAGACCGTGGTCTGCAACATTGGTCACTTTGACACAGAGATCGATATGGCATGGTTAAATAAGAACTACGGACAGACAAAAGACACCATAAAGCCTCAGGTGGATAAGTACACAATTGACGGCAAGGAAATTATTGTTCTGGCTGAAGGACGTCTTGTAAACCTTGGATGCGCTACAGGCCACCCATCGTTTGTAATGAGCAACTCTTTTACCAATCAGTGCCTGGCACAGATCGAGCTCTGGATGAATTCAGAGAAGTACGAAAACAGGGTCTACATGCTTCCAAAGCATTTGGATGAGAAAGTGGCACGTCTGCACCTGGATCAGATCGGTGTCGAGCTTGATACCTTAAATCAGGATCAGGCCGACTACATCGGTGTCAAGGTTGAAGGCCCTTATAAGCCTGAGTATTACAGGTACTAA